One segment of Caldanaerobius polysaccharolyticus DSM 13641 DNA contains the following:
- the serS gene encoding serine--tRNA ligase codes for MLDIKRIRNNPDELREALIKRGEGTEKLDRFLELDQKRRELLYDVENLKKLRNDESEEIARLKKEGKSADEKIKEMKEVSQRIKEMEGQLNEVEAELNDLLLNIPNIPHESVPVGRSEEDNVEVRRWGEPTAFDFDPKPHWEIGERLGILDFPTASKVTGSRFVFYKGLGARLERSLINFMLDLHTTKHGYTEVFPPFMVHRNSMIGTGQLPKFEDDAFKVVGTDYFLIPTAEVPVTNMYRESIIDGDKLPIYHVAYSACFRAEAGAAGKDTRGLIRQHQFNKVELVKFVKPENSYEELEKLVADAEEVLQLLKIPYRVVAISTADLGFTAAKKYDLEVWMPSYGRYVEISSCSNFEDFQARRAEIRYRPSPKAKPEYVHTLNGSGVAIGRTVAAILENYQRADGSVEIPEVLHGYMGGVKEIR; via the coding sequence GTGCTGGATATAAAGAGGATAAGAAACAATCCCGATGAGCTGAGGGAGGCGCTTATCAAAAGAGGTGAGGGGACGGAAAAGCTGGATCGATTTTTGGAATTGGATCAAAAGAGAAGAGAACTGTTGTACGACGTGGAAAATCTGAAGAAGTTGAGAAATGACGAATCTGAAGAAATAGCGCGGTTGAAAAAAGAAGGTAAAAGCGCTGATGAAAAGATTAAAGAGATGAAAGAGGTATCCCAAAGGATAAAGGAAATGGAAGGGCAGCTAAATGAGGTGGAGGCTGAGCTCAACGACCTTCTTCTCAATATACCCAATATACCCCATGAGAGTGTCCCTGTGGGTAGGAGCGAAGAGGACAACGTGGAAGTAAGGCGGTGGGGTGAGCCTACGGCTTTTGACTTTGACCCAAAGCCCCATTGGGAAATAGGCGAAAGGTTGGGGATATTAGATTTTCCCACTGCGTCTAAGGTTACGGGATCTAGGTTTGTATTTTATAAGGGATTGGGTGCCAGATTAGAGCGAAGCTTGATAAACTTTATGTTGGACCTCCATACCACCAAGCACGGCTATACAGAGGTATTTCCGCCTTTTATGGTGCACAGAAACAGCATGATAGGTACGGGACAGCTTCCTAAATTTGAGGATGATGCCTTTAAGGTGGTGGGTACTGATTACTTTTTGATACCTACCGCAGAAGTTCCTGTAACCAATATGTACAGGGAGAGTATAATAGATGGAGATAAGCTTCCTATATACCATGTGGCATATAGTGCGTGTTTTAGGGCTGAGGCAGGAGCCGCGGGGAAGGACACCAGGGGACTTATAAGGCAGCATCAGTTTAACAAAGTAGAGCTGGTAAAATTCGTGAAGCCTGAAAACTCTTACGAGGAGCTGGAAAAGCTGGTGGCTGATGCGGAGGAAGTCCTTCAGTTGCTGAAAATTCCGTACAGGGTGGTAGCAATCAGTACCGCTGACCTGGGGTTTACTGCGGCAAAAAAATACGATCTGGAAGTATGGATGCCCAGTTATGGCAGGTACGTAGAAATATCCTCATGCAGCAATTTTGAAGACTTTCAGGCCAGGAGAGCAGAGATCAGGTACAGGCCTTCTCCAAAGGCAAAGCCGGAATACGTTCATACCCTCAACGGTTCGGGAGTGGCTATAGGGAGGACAGTGGCAGCTATTTTGGAGAATTATCAGAGGGCAGATGGTTCTGTAGAAATACCTGAAGTGCTTCACGGCTATATGGGAGGGGTAAAAGAGATAAGGTAG
- the ytvI gene encoding sporulation integral membrane protein YtvI: MDKDKYTQLYHRYMVYVIIAFVTYLILFKLLPALLPFIVAAILAIVIDPAVEFLEKKLKIPRGLAVAVTMLSIFGFILFLIAIATTQIISELQRLLGILPAYFNSASKDLNTMILNIQDLYAGLPKNVTDIIQSNIGNVVNTLYGIAKASINYTINLFSNIPHMFMISMITLIATFFMSKDKNIIVPFLLKQIPKKWAANTHNIKTDLFKTLFGFLRAELTIILLTFIECSIGLLIIGFDYAFLMGLIVSVVDALPIIGSGSVLIPWALIVIFIYKNVKVGIYLIILYAIIIILRQLMEPHIVGSSIGLHPLVTLLSMYLGLKFMGFIGLFMGPAIVILVKTMQKAGLIPSFKT, translated from the coding sequence ATGGACAAAGACAAATACACACAGCTATATCATAGATATATGGTTTACGTTATCATCGCATTTGTCACATACCTGATTTTGTTTAAACTATTGCCCGCTCTATTGCCTTTCATAGTCGCCGCGATTCTCGCCATCGTCATCGATCCTGCAGTGGAATTCCTGGAAAAGAAATTAAAAATACCCCGTGGACTCGCAGTAGCCGTAACCATGCTATCTATATTCGGGTTTATCCTGTTTTTAATCGCCATAGCCACAACCCAGATAATATCAGAACTTCAGCGGTTGCTGGGGATACTTCCTGCATACTTTAACTCAGCCAGCAAGGACTTAAACACCATGATCTTAAATATCCAGGATCTTTACGCAGGATTGCCTAAAAACGTCACCGACATTATTCAAAGCAATATAGGCAATGTGGTCAACACATTGTACGGGATAGCAAAAGCCAGTATAAACTATACGATAAACCTATTTAGCAATATCCCTCATATGTTTATGATATCCATGATCACATTAATCGCCACTTTTTTCATGAGTAAAGACAAAAACATTATAGTGCCTTTTTTATTAAAGCAAATACCTAAAAAGTGGGCTGCAAACACCCACAACATAAAAACAGACCTGTTTAAAACGCTATTTGGGTTTTTAAGAGCAGAGTTGACCATAATCCTTTTGACATTCATTGAGTGTTCCATCGGTTTACTGATCATAGGATTTGATTACGCGTTTTTAATGGGGTTAATCGTGAGCGTTGTAGATGCCCTTCCTATTATAGGAAGCGGTTCTGTCTTAATTCCATGGGCTCTTATAGTGATATTTATATACAAAAATGTAAAGGTAGGAATATACCTGATAATACTGTACGCGATAATAATAATCTTAAGGCAGTTAATGGAACCCCATATCGTAGGCAGCAGCATAGGACTTCACCCTCTTGTCACGCTGTTGAGCATGTATCTAGGACTTAAGTTTATGGGTTTTATCGGATTGTTTATGGGGCCAGCTATAGTGATACTCGTTAAAACCATGCAAAAAGCAGGCCTTATACCGTCATTTAAAACGTAA